The Niastella koreensis GR20-10 genome includes a window with the following:
- a CDS encoding ferritin-like domain-containing protein, with translation MSDSKLHQFFMQQLQDIYWAEKKLVKTLPKMSDAATSTRLKQAFNDHLEQTINHVTRLENVFRLLGEEPKALKCPAMAGIVDEGADIIDETDDGSAQRDVGLIFAAQKAEHYEIATYGGLVQLARTMGHDDCAELLDQTLAEEKVCDGLLTKIAEEDANVKASSEKFDS, from the coding sequence ATGTCTGATTCTAAACTGCATCAGTTTTTTATGCAACAGCTACAGGATATATACTGGGCAGAAAAGAAGCTGGTGAAAACCTTGCCCAAAATGTCTGACGCTGCTACTTCAACAAGATTAAAACAAGCATTCAACGATCATCTTGAACAAACCATTAACCATGTAACCCGCCTTGAAAATGTTTTTCGCCTGCTGGGTGAAGAACCAAAAGCGTTGAAGTGCCCGGCCATGGCAGGCATTGTGGATGAAGGCGCCGATATCATCGATGAAACTGATGATGGAAGTGCACAACGCGATGTAGGTTTAATATTTGCAGCACAAAAAGCCGAACACTATGAGATAGCCACTTACGGTGGCTTGGTACAGTTAGCCCGTACTATGGGGCATGATGATTGTGCTGAGTTGCTTGATCAAACACTGGCCGAAGAAAAAGTATGCGATGGCTTACTTACAAAGATCGCAGAGGAAGATGCCAATGTGAAAGCAAGCAGCGAGAAGTTTGACAGTTAA
- a CDS encoding c-type cytochrome yields MKKMILILGIAIGVYACSGNSPKQTTPADQPAAEAAVAEKAPAYDPERGTGKFTNVTVSAALDKAMADAGSKVFNVKCSSCHKLTDEKLVGPGWKGVTSRHKPEWILNFVTNTDEMIEKDPKAQAMLELCMVRMPNQNLSDDDARHVYEFMRKNDGVK; encoded by the coding sequence ATGAAAAAAATGATCTTGATATTGGGCATTGCAATAGGCGTATACGCCTGTTCGGGCAATTCACCAAAGCAAACAACACCAGCAGACCAGCCGGCGGCGGAAGCCGCTGTTGCAGAAAAGGCGCCCGCCTACGACCCCGAACGAGGTACCGGCAAATTTACCAATGTTACAGTAAGTGCTGCCCTTGATAAGGCCATGGCCGATGCAGGGAGTAAAGTATTCAATGTGAAGTGTTCCTCCTGCCACAAACTCACCGATGAAAAACTGGTAGGTCCGGGTTGGAAAGGTGTTACCTCCAGACACAAACCTGAATGGATCTTAAACTTCGTTACCAACACCGACGAAATGATCGAGAAAGATCCCAAAGCGCAGGCCATGCTGGAGTTGTGTATGGTGCGCATGCCCAATCAAAATCTCAGCGATGACGACGCCCGACATGTGTATGAATTTATGCGTAAAAATGATGGCGTGAAATAA
- a CDS encoding zinc ribbon domain-containing protein, giving the protein MERTYKCCQSCGTPMKRDAGGTFADGTRSTMYCSHCFQDGKFTVRNITVDDMKERVKGKLKEVGFPGFLTSFYTRNIHKLERWKSHPLAVE; this is encoded by the coding sequence ATGGAAAGAACCTACAAATGCTGTCAATCCTGCGGTACGCCTATGAAACGGGATGCTGGTGGCACCTTTGCAGACGGCACCAGAAGCACGATGTATTGCAGTCACTGTTTTCAGGATGGGAAATTCACAGTGCGCAACATTACAGTTGATGACATGAAAGAGCGGGTAAAAGGAAAATTAAAAGAAGTTGGCTTTCCTGGTTTCCTGACCAGCTTTTATACCCGTAACATCCACAAGTTGGAGCGCTGGAAATCACATCCCCTTGCTGTTGAATAA
- a CDS encoding MFS transporter, translating to MQAIAKEKGPGIQESIGKYRWTICGLVFFATTINYLDRSVISLLKDTFHTKLGWDDGDYANVEIAFKVAYAVGLLIAGRVVDKLGTKIGYAVATSLWSAAAIGHAAVNTVFGFGVARSFLGIFEAGNFPAAIKTVAEWFPKKERALATGIFNSGANIGAILAPASVPFIAATWGWKAAFVITGALGFIWLILWFMFYEIPKKQKRCTQAEFDYIHSDKDETPALDQVRPSVSWFKLLTFPQTWAFAIGKLLTDPIWWFYLFWLPDFLTSQYGLKGTELSLPVALVYTISTIGSVGGGWLPMKLINNNWAPFKARKTSMLIYAFFVIPIFFAQLAGNVNMWLAVVVIGIAASAHQAWSANIFTTVSDMFPKHTTASVTGIGGMFGALGGILFTAAVQKNLFVHYREIGKIEVAYYIMFAVCSSVYLLAWVIMHFLVPKMKRVEL from the coding sequence ATGCAAGCTATAGCGAAAGAAAAAGGACCTGGCATCCAGGAATCCATTGGAAAATACCGCTGGACGATCTGTGGTCTGGTATTTTTTGCCACCACGATTAACTACCTCGACCGGTCTGTAATCAGTTTATTGAAAGATACTTTCCATACAAAACTGGGCTGGGATGATGGCGATTATGCCAATGTGGAGATTGCTTTTAAAGTAGCCTATGCAGTTGGTTTGCTGATTGCCGGACGAGTTGTTGATAAACTGGGAACCAAAATTGGTTATGCAGTAGCCACTTCTTTATGGAGTGCCGCTGCTATAGGCCATGCAGCGGTGAATACCGTGTTTGGTTTTGGCGTTGCCCGTTCTTTCCTGGGTATCTTTGAAGCAGGTAACTTTCCTGCCGCCATTAAAACCGTGGCTGAATGGTTTCCTAAAAAGGAGCGTGCACTGGCCACCGGAATCTTCAATTCAGGCGCTAATATCGGCGCTATTCTGGCGCCGGCGTCGGTGCCATTCATTGCTGCAACATGGGGCTGGAAAGCGGCCTTTGTTATTACCGGCGCCCTGGGTTTTATCTGGTTGATCCTGTGGTTCATGTTTTATGAAATTCCCAAGAAGCAAAAGAGATGTACACAGGCCGAATTTGATTATATCCATAGCGATAAAGACGAAACACCGGCACTGGATCAGGTAAGACCCAGTGTATCCTGGTTTAAATTACTCACGTTCCCGCAAACCTGGGCATTCGCCATTGGTAAACTGCTTACCGATCCTATCTGGTGGTTCTATCTATTCTGGTTACCCGATTTTCTGACCAGCCAATATGGATTGAAAGGCACCGAGCTTTCATTGCCTGTTGCGCTTGTTTATACTATTTCAACCATTGGAAGCGTGGGTGGTGGCTGGTTGCCAATGAAGTTGATCAACAACAACTGGGCGCCATTTAAGGCCCGCAAAACTTCCATGCTGATCTATGCATTCTTTGTAATTCCTATTTTCTTTGCACAGCTGGCCGGTAATGTAAATATGTGGCTGGCAGTTGTTGTGATTGGTATTGCTGCTTCAGCCCACCAGGCATGGAGCGCCAACATCTTCACTACCGTGAGTGACATGTTCCCCAAGCATACAACCGCCTCTGTAACAGGTATTGGTGGTATGTTTGGTGCATTGGGCGGTATTCTGTTCACTGCAGCCGTACAAAAGAATTTGTTTGTGCATTATCGCGAAATCGGCAAAATTGAGGTGGCTTACTATATCATGTTTGCCGTATGCAGCAGTGTTTATCTGCTGGCCTGGGTAATCATGCACTTCCTGGTTCCCAAGATGAAACGTGTAGAACTGTAA
- a CDS encoding bifunctional 4-hydroxy-2-oxoglutarate aldolase/2-dehydro-3-deoxy-phosphogluconate aldolase, translated as MNQQDIISQITQQKMLPLYFNKDKEVSIDVLKALYAAGIKAVEYTNRGAEAIANFKEMRKVVNESMPGMLLGIGTVKTVADAELFINAGADFIISPVVFPPVAKVVQDAGLLWIPGCLTPTEIFTAEMSGAKMVKIFPGSVVGPSYISAIKELFPNIMFMPTGGVDTTEKNIKEWFDNGVVAVGMGSKLITKAVLQNKEYDKLTQQTKEVLAILNNIK; from the coding sequence ATGAATCAACAGGATATAATAAGTCAGATCACGCAACAGAAAATGTTGCCCCTGTACTTTAACAAGGATAAGGAAGTTAGCATTGATGTGTTGAAAGCGTTGTATGCAGCGGGCATTAAAGCCGTTGAGTATACCAACCGCGGAGCAGAAGCCATTGCCAACTTTAAAGAGATGCGCAAGGTGGTGAACGAAAGCATGCCCGGCATGCTGTTGGGCATTGGAACGGTAAAGACAGTAGCTGATGCTGAATTATTCATTAATGCCGGCGCCGATTTTATTATCAGTCCTGTAGTTTTTCCGCCGGTAGCCAAAGTGGTGCAGGATGCCGGTTTATTATGGATCCCCGGATGTTTAACCCCTACTGAGATTTTTACCGCTGAAATGAGCGGCGCCAAAATGGTGAAGATCTTCCCGGGCAGTGTGGTAGGACCTTCTTATATTTCAGCTATTAAAGAGTTATTCCCTAATATTATGTTTATGCCTACCGGTGGTGTTGATACCACGGAGAAAAACATAAAGGAATGGTTCGATAATGGGGTAGTGGCTGTAGGAATGGGCAGCAAGCTCATCACTAAAGCGGTCCTTCAGAATAAAGAATACGATAAGCTCACGCAGCAGACGAAGGAAGTTCTGGCGATACTAAACAACATCAAATAA
- a CDS encoding MFS transporter, translated as MKLLPSDQLTNNQVKSGLHLILKDGLATETMNTLTAGTFLVAIALYMGASNVQIGVLAALPTFTNIFQLVSVWLVQRFNNRRAITVTAAICARIPLLVIGIIPLLFSNIASVSALIFLLSFQCLFASIAGGSWNSWMRDLIPQQILGSYFSHRSRLMQILNVTLSLCIAMGVDYIKAHYPTHEITAYATMFIISGIAGMWGVYALARTPEPKSKPIQDNIVKLFGKPLTVHNFRKLLVFNSIWIFAFNLVTPFFSVYMMKTLGLPLVYVISLNIVSQVSSITSIKLWGRCSDRFSNKTIIRICAPVYIGCIMLWSVVGAMSTVLLLPLLAIMHMLMGASNAGITLALQNIGLKLAPADEGIVYLVTKNIVTAVFSATAPLAGGLLADFFTSHFVIHLFGRGQWNLLFMSGAAVGILSLKMLKAVQENGELDKKLLVTELQHNFKKQLRNWHHMPLLRRWFYLRTAIVLKKGFSFHFDDLIQFKGWKENNKQ; from the coding sequence ATGAAACTTTTACCATCCGATCAATTAACCAACAACCAGGTAAAGTCCGGGTTGCACCTGATTTTAAAAGACGGTCTTGCTACTGAGACCATGAATACGTTAACAGCAGGTACTTTCCTGGTGGCCATAGCCTTATACATGGGCGCCTCCAACGTACAAATTGGGGTGCTGGCTGCTTTACCCACTTTCACCAATATTTTTCAACTGGTTTCTGTCTGGCTGGTACAGCGTTTCAATAACCGGCGCGCGATTACGGTAACCGCCGCCATCTGTGCACGCATCCCTTTATTGGTTATCGGTATCATTCCTTTATTGTTCTCTAATATTGCCAGCGTTTCTGCGCTCATCTTTTTATTATCGTTCCAATGCCTGTTTGCTTCTATTGCCGGCGGCAGCTGGAACTCCTGGATGCGCGATTTGATCCCACAACAAATTCTGGGCAGCTATTTTTCACATCGCAGCCGCCTGATGCAGATCCTGAATGTTACGCTTAGCCTGTGCATTGCCATGGGTGTTGATTATATAAAGGCGCATTACCCAACACACGAGATCACGGCTTATGCCACTATGTTTATTATCAGTGGCATTGCGGGCATGTGGGGTGTGTATGCGCTGGCCCGTACGCCTGAACCGAAATCGAAACCTATCCAGGATAATATAGTAAAACTGTTCGGCAAACCGCTTACAGTACATAATTTCAGAAAGCTGCTGGTATTTAACTCCATCTGGATCTTTGCCTTTAACCTGGTAACGCCCTTCTTTTCGGTGTACATGATGAAGACCCTGGGTTTGCCGCTGGTATATGTTATCAGCTTAAACATAGTTAGCCAGGTAAGCAGCATTACATCTATAAAATTGTGGGGCAGGTGTTCGGACCGCTTCAGCAACAAAACCATCATTCGCATTTGTGCACCGGTTTATATTGGTTGTATCATGTTGTGGTCTGTAGTTGGTGCTATGAGTACCGTTCTACTGTTGCCCCTGCTGGCCATTATGCATATGTTAATGGGCGCTTCCAACGCCGGCATTACACTGGCGCTTCAAAACATTGGATTAAAGCTGGCGCCTGCCGATGAAGGCATTGTGTACCTGGTTACTAAAAATATTGTTACCGCGGTATTTTCGGCCACCGCTCCACTGGCGGGTGGTTTACTGGCCGACTTCTTTACCAGCCATTTTGTGATCCATTTGTTTGGCCGTGGTCAATGGAACCTGTTATTTATGTCGGGCGCCGCCGTTGGCATTCTTTCGCTGAAAATGTTAAAGGCCGTTCAGGAAAATGGCGAGCTCGATAAAAAATTACTGGTTACCGAACTGCAGCATAACTTCAAAAAACAGCTCCGCAACTGGCATCATATGCCGCTCCTGCGCCGCTGGTTTTACCTGCGCACGGCCATTGTGCTGAAAAAAGGATTTTCCTTCCATTTTGACGATCTCATCCAGTTTAAAGGGTGGAAAGAAAACAATAAGCAATAG
- a CDS encoding sugar kinase: MGNVLSFGELLLRLSPDTEGQWLANAAMPIHVGGAELNVARALALWNIPVKYMTGLPDNYLSQQIVKNLQQSKIDTSAIQFGGQRIGIYYLPQGLDVKNAGVIYDRADSSFARLQKGTINWDAILEGVSWFHVSAICPALNADAADVCEEVMQVCNKKGITVSIDLNYRAKLWQYGVPVHEVMMRLAPYCDLIMGNVWAAEKMLQIPVHPNLVTTDTKEMYLEQALATSQQIIKQYPRCKAVANTFRFDHNGILYYTTLYTKSQLHVSSVYTTETVVDKVGSGDCYMAGLIYGFYKEQPAQDIVEFATAAAFQKLFIKGDATNKSVEEIAATIKKA; encoded by the coding sequence ATGGGCAACGTGTTAAGCTTTGGCGAATTATTGTTGAGATTATCGCCAGATACCGAAGGTCAATGGTTGGCAAACGCAGCGATGCCCATACACGTAGGTGGTGCTGAATTGAATGTAGCCCGTGCCCTGGCCCTTTGGAATATACCGGTGAAATACATGACCGGTTTACCCGATAATTATTTATCACAACAGATAGTAAAGAACCTGCAGCAAAGTAAGATCGATACCTCGGCCATTCAGTTTGGTGGACAGCGCATCGGTATCTACTACCTGCCGCAGGGGTTGGATGTAAAAAATGCCGGCGTTATTTACGACCGTGCCGATTCTTCTTTTGCACGTTTGCAAAAAGGCACGATCAATTGGGACGCAATACTCGAAGGAGTAAGCTGGTTCCATGTAAGTGCCATCTGCCCGGCATTAAATGCCGATGCAGCAGATGTATGCGAAGAAGTAATGCAGGTATGTAATAAAAAAGGCATTACCGTTTCAATAGATCTGAACTACCGCGCCAAATTATGGCAATACGGGGTACCGGTGCATGAAGTAATGATGCGGCTGGCCCCTTACTGCGATTTGATCATGGGTAATGTATGGGCTGCCGAAAAAATGCTGCAGATCCCTGTTCACCCCAACCTGGTTACCACCGATACAAAAGAAATGTACCTGGAACAGGCGCTGGCAACATCCCAACAGATCATAAAGCAATACCCACGCTGCAAAGCCGTGGCCAATACCTTCCGATTCGATCATAATGGCATTTTATATTATACCACTTTATATACCAAATCGCAATTGCATGTTTCATCGGTGTACACCACTGAAACCGTAGTTGATAAAGTAGGTAGCGGTGATTGTTATATGGCCGGGTTGATCTATGGTTTTTACAAAGAACAACCGGCACAGGATATTGTAGAGTTTGCAACAGCCGCCGCATTTCAGAAATTGTTCATTAAAGGCGACGCTACCAATAAATCGGTAGAAGAAATCGCCGCCACTATTAAAAAAGCATGA
- the nosZ gene encoding Sec-dependent nitrous-oxide reductase yields the protein MKPLNQTLLLISLAAGSWLTACKPNNAATAISGDAAVKAYVPPGKYDEFYNFVSGGFSGQLSVYGLPSGRLLRVIPVFSVDPEKGYGYSENTKAMLNTSHGFVPWDDLHHTELSQTNGEIDGRWVFANANNTPRVARIDLKTFRTAEILELPNSAGNHSSPFITENTEYVVAGTRFSVPTGDNQDVPIASYKQNFKGSLSFISVEPTTGKMDIAFQLQTPGVNFDLSHAGKGPSHGWFFFSCYNSEQANTLLEVNASQRDKDFILAVNWKKAEEYLKAGKGVKKASKYSRSHYDEKTHQATNEIMNEVTVLDPAVLKDICYFIPCPKSPHGCDVDPTGEYIVGSGKLAALLPVFSYTKIQKAIADKAFDGEFEGIPVIKYEAALYGEVQKPGLGPLHTEFDGKGNAYTSFFVSSEIVKWNIKDLKVLDRVPTYYSIGHLCVPGGDSRKPNPKYVIAYNKITKDRYLPTGPELAQSAQLFDISGDKMQLILDFPTIGEPHYAQAVSADLISKNSTRIYKIDENANPYVSKGEKETKVVREGNKVHVYATAIRSHFSPDNIEGVKLGDEVYFHVTNLEQDWDIPHGFAVKGANNAELLIMPGETQTLKWVPEKAGVYPFYCTDFCSALHQEMSGYIRVSAPGNNVPISFSLGKTNETK from the coding sequence ATGAAACCTCTTAATCAAACGCTTCTTTTAATATCGTTGGCCGCTGGTTCCTGGCTAACCGCTTGCAAACCGAATAATGCTGCTACTGCTATAAGCGGTGATGCGGCTGTTAAAGCCTACGTACCCCCCGGCAAATACGATGAGTTTTACAATTTTGTTTCCGGTGGGTTTAGTGGGCAACTATCCGTTTATGGATTGCCTTCGGGCCGCCTGCTGCGCGTTATCCCCGTTTTTTCCGTTGACCCTGAAAAAGGATATGGTTACAGCGAGAATACCAAAGCCATGCTGAATACTTCTCATGGTTTTGTTCCCTGGGACGATCTGCACCATACCGAACTATCCCAAACAAATGGAGAAATTGATGGTCGATGGGTGTTTGCCAATGCCAATAATACCCCCCGTGTAGCCCGCATCGATCTCAAAACTTTCCGTACCGCCGAGATTCTTGAATTACCCAACAGCGCCGGTAACCACTCTTCTCCTTTTATAACCGAGAATACAGAGTATGTGGTAGCTGGTACCCGGTTCAGCGTACCTACTGGCGATAATCAGGATGTACCTATTGCTTCCTACAAACAAAACTTCAAAGGCTCCCTGAGCTTTATCAGTGTGGAACCAACTACCGGTAAAATGGACATCGCCTTCCAGCTGCAGACACCGGGGGTGAACTTCGACCTGAGCCATGCCGGTAAAGGCCCCAGCCATGGCTGGTTCTTCTTTAGCTGTTATAATTCAGAACAGGCCAATACGCTGTTGGAAGTAAACGCTTCCCAACGCGATAAAGACTTTATTCTGGCCGTTAACTGGAAAAAAGCAGAAGAGTACCTGAAGGCAGGCAAAGGCGTTAAGAAAGCCTCTAAATACAGCCGCAGCCACTATGACGAGAAAACACACCAGGCTACAAATGAGATCATGAATGAAGTAACCGTGCTCGATCCGGCGGTGTTGAAAGATATCTGTTACTTTATTCCCTGTCCTAAATCACCCCACGGTTGCGACGTTGACCCAACCGGTGAATACATTGTAGGCAGTGGTAAACTGGCCGCCTTATTACCGGTGTTCTCTTACACCAAAATACAAAAGGCAATTGCCGACAAAGCCTTTGATGGCGAGTTTGAAGGCATTCCTGTTATCAAATACGAAGCCGCCCTGTATGGCGAAGTGCAGAAACCAGGCCTTGGCCCGTTGCACACCGAGTTTGATGGCAAAGGAAATGCGTACACTTCCTTCTTTGTATCGTCGGAAATTGTAAAATGGAATATCAAAGACCTGAAAGTGCTCGACCGTGTGCCTACTTATTATTCCATTGGTCACCTGTGCGTACCTGGTGGCGACAGCCGTAAACCCAATCCGAAATATGTAATTGCCTATAACAAGATCACCAAAGACCGTTACCTGCCAACTGGTCCCGAACTGGCGCAAAGTGCGCAGCTCTTTGATATCAGCGGCGATAAAATGCAGCTGATCCTCGACTTCCCGACTATTGGCGAGCCGCACTATGCACAGGCTGTTTCGGCCGATCTCATCTCAAAGAATTCGACCAGGATCTACAAGATAGATGAGAATGCCAATCCATATGTATCCAAAGGCGAGAAAGAAACAAAGGTGGTACGCGAAGGCAATAAAGTACATGTGTATGCAACCGCCATCCGCAGCCACTTTTCACCTGATAATATCGAAGGCGTGAAGCTGGGCGATGAAGTGTACTTCCACGTTACCAATCTTGAACAGGACTGGGACATTCCGCACGGCTTTGCAGTAAAAGGCGCCAACAACGCCGAACTGCTGATTATGCCCGGCGAAACCCAAACCCTGAAATGGGTACCGGAAAAAGCAGGCGTTTATCCTTTCTATTGCACCGACTTCTGTAGTGCTTTGCACCAGGAAATGAGTGGTTACATCCGTGTATCTGCACCGGGCAACAATGTGCCAATCAGTTTTAGCCTGGGCAAAACCAATGAGACTAAATAA
- the uxaC gene encoding glucuronate isomerase: MKKFVDEHFLLQTPTAQKLYHEFAKQMPIIDYHCHLPPDQIANDTQFQNLTQVWLYGDHYKWRAMRTAGINEDYITGGKSDYEKFEKWAATVPYTLRNPLYHWTHLELQRYFGVNDILDSRTAKKVYDECTAKLQTKEFSVRGLLKKMNVKVVCTTDDPIDNLEYHKKIKADGFEVKVLPAFRPDKAMNVDDAANFNAYVGKVEKASDTSVGSYADYLKALKKTHDFFATMGCSVSDHGLEQIYAEDYTETEIKNAFDKIRSGKELSPEENLKIKSAMLVEFSRWDWEKGWTQQYHLGALRNNNSRMLKQLGADTGWDSIGDFSQARQLSKFLNKLDTDNQLAKTILYNLNPADNELMATMIGNFNDGSVAGKIQFGSGWWFLDQKDGMTKQINALSNMGLLSKFIGMLTDSRSFLSFPRHEYFRRLLCNMFGDDVENGELPADIDWIGKVIQDICFNNAKNYFNW; this comes from the coding sequence ATGAAAAAGTTTGTTGACGAGCACTTTTTATTGCAAACACCCACTGCGCAGAAACTGTATCATGAGTTTGCGAAGCAAATGCCCATTATAGATTACCATTGCCATTTGCCCCCCGACCAGATTGCCAATGATACCCAGTTTCAGAATTTAACCCAGGTATGGCTGTATGGCGACCACTATAAATGGCGCGCTATGCGTACTGCCGGAATTAATGAAGACTATATCACTGGTGGCAAAAGCGATTACGAGAAGTTTGAAAAATGGGCCGCTACCGTTCCTTATACTTTACGCAACCCATTATACCACTGGACGCACCTGGAACTGCAACGCTACTTTGGTGTGAACGACATCCTCGACTCCAGAACCGCTAAAAAGGTGTACGACGAGTGTACTGCCAAACTGCAAACAAAGGAATTCTCCGTACGCGGGTTGTTGAAGAAGATGAATGTAAAGGTGGTTTGTACAACCGACGATCCCATTGATAACCTGGAGTATCATAAAAAAATAAAAGCCGATGGCTTTGAAGTAAAAGTGTTGCCCGCATTCCGTCCCGATAAGGCCATGAATGTGGATGATGCCGCTAACTTTAACGCCTACGTGGGTAAAGTAGAAAAAGCTTCCGATACCTCAGTTGGAAGCTATGCCGATTACCTGAAGGCATTGAAAAAAACGCACGACTTCTTCGCAACCATGGGTTGTTCAGTGAGCGACCATGGTTTGGAGCAGATCTATGCCGAAGATTATACCGAAACAGAAATTAAGAACGCATTCGATAAAATAAGAAGCGGTAAAGAGTTGTCGCCTGAAGAGAACCTGAAAATCAAATCAGCCATGCTGGTTGAATTTTCCCGCTGGGATTGGGAAAAAGGCTGGACGCAACAATACCATCTGGGTGCGCTGCGTAACAACAACAGCCGCATGCTGAAACAACTCGGCGCCGATACCGGCTGGGATTCAATTGGCGACTTTTCACAGGCCCGCCAGTTGTCTAAATTCCTGAACAAACTCGATACCGACAATCAGCTGGCAAAAACCATTCTGTACAACCTGAACCCTGCCGACAATGAGTTGATGGCTACCATGATCGGTAACTTCAACGATGGCAGTGTGGCCGGAAAGATCCAGTTCGGTTCGGGCTGGTGGTTCCTCGATCAGAAAGATGGCATGACCAAACAGATCAATGCCCTTTCCAACATGGGACTGCTGAGCAAGTTTATAGGAATGTTAACCGATTCAAGAAGTTTCTTATCATTCCCCCGTCACGAATACTTCCGCCGCCTGCTATGTAACATGTTTGGCGATGATGTAGAGAATGGCGAATTACCTGCCGACATCGATTGGATAGGTAAAGTGATCCAGGACATTTGTTTTAACAACGCTAAAAACTACTTTAACTGGTAA
- a CDS encoding Crp/Fnr family transcriptional regulator: MIDIDLLLTWGATYKQVQRDEIIFHEGGCANFYYQVVSGRVRWVSINEESREFIQLMVEKGESFGELPLFDDQPYAATAIADEDSVLIRLHKSNFQQLLKDNPEIHFAFTKLLSERMRFKFLTIREMAYYNPEHRVSSLLGYFNNNNKHTCPKCKQIRLTRQQIADMTGLRVETVIRVMRHLHNKGALLIEKGKVYCKTLNA, translated from the coding sequence ATGATAGATATCGACCTCCTGCTCACCTGGGGTGCAACCTACAAGCAAGTGCAACGAGATGAAATTATATTTCATGAAGGCGGGTGCGCCAATTTTTATTACCAGGTAGTAAGCGGCCGGGTGCGCTGGGTAAGTATAAATGAAGAAAGCCGTGAGTTTATTCAGTTAATGGTTGAGAAAGGGGAGAGTTTTGGCGAACTGCCGTTGTTTGATGACCAGCCGTACGCAGCTACGGCCATTGCAGATGAGGACAGTGTGCTCATAAGGCTTCACAAGTCAAATTTTCAACAACTGCTAAAAGACAATCCCGAGATCCATTTCGCTTTCACCAAACTGCTATCTGAACGTATGCGGTTCAAATTCCTCACCATTCGCGAAATGGCTTATTATAATCCCGAACACCGCGTTAGCAGCCTGCTTGGATATTTTAATAATAACAACAAGCATACCTGTCCGAAATGCAAACAGATACGGTTAACCAGGCAACAGATCGCCGATATGACGGGTCTTCGCGTAGAGACGGTCATCAGGGTTATGCGTCATTTGCACAACAAGGGAGCATTACTTATAGAGAAAGGAAAAGTATATTGCAAAACGCTGAACGCTTGA